The following DNA comes from Janthinobacterium sp. TB1-E2.
AACGCTCGGGCTTTTTGCATACGGGCCGCTATGCGGAAGTGGAAGCCTTGTGCCGCCAGTTCCAATCGCGCTATCCGAAGCAGGTGCGCTGCGTGGAGTTCGGCCGTACGCCGGAAAACCGCCCCATGCTGGCGCTGGCCGTCTCGAATACGGGCGCCCTGACGCCGGCCGAAGCGGCGCGCCGCAAGCTGCCCGTGCTGCTGATACAGGGCGGCATCCATGCGGGCGAAATCGATGGCAAGGATGCGGGTTTCCTCGCGTTGCGCGAAGTATTGGAGGGCAAGGCGGCACCCGGCGCGCTCGACAAGCAGGTGCTGCTGTTCGTGCCCGTGTTTAACGTCGATGGCCACGAGCGCTTCGGCCAGTGGAATCGGCCGAACCAGCGCGGCCCCGTGGAAATGGGCTGGCGCAGCACGGCGCAAAACTATAATCTGAACCGCGAATACATGAAGGCCGATACGCCCGAGATGCAGCACATGCTGGCGCTGGTGAACGCCTGGGATCCGCTGGCCTATGTCGACCTGCACGTCACCGACGGCGCCCAGTTCGAACCCGATATCTCGATCCAGGTCGAACCCGTGCATGCGGGCGATGCGGCCCTGCGCGCGGCCGGCACGGCGCTGCGCGATCAGGTCCTGGCCGACCTGGCCAAGCAGGGCTCGGATCCGAAACCGTTCTATATTTCGTTTGCCGAGAACGACAATCCCCAATCGGGTTTTGTCGATTCGGCGCCAAATCCGCGCTTCTCGCATGGCTATTTCCAGCTGCGCAACCGTTTCGGCATGCTGGTGGAAACCCATTCGTGGAAGGATTACCCGACCCGCGTGCGCATCACGCGCAACACCATCGTTTCGCTGCTGTCGCAAGTGGCGCAGCATGGCGCGCAGTGGCGGCAAACGGCGCTCGAGGCGGACGTGCGCGCCGCGCAGCTGGCCGGCACGACCTTGCCGCTCACGTATAAAACGACGGACAAGAGCCGCATGATCGCGTTTCGCGGCTACGCCTACACGCGCACGCCATCCGAAGTGTCGGGTGCGCTGATGACGCGCTACGACGAAACCACGCCGCAGATCTGGAACGTGCCGCTGCGCGACGAGATCGTGCCCGACCTGCAGCAGGCAGCGCCCAAGGCCGGCTACCTGGTGCCCGCCGCGCAGGCAGCCATGGTGGCGGCCAAGCTGCGCCAGCATGGCGTGTCGTACCAGGTATTAGCTACCGCGCCGGGCAGGCTGCCGGTCGAGACCTTCCGCGCCACGGCTGTGAAATTCGGCGCGCAGTCGTTCGAGGGACGCCAGACTGCGGCCGTGCAGGGCGAGTGGCAGAAAGAGGAGCGCGTGGTTGGCGCCGGTGACCTGTACGTGCCCGTCGGCCAGGCCAAGGCGCGCCTGGTCGTCGCCCTGCTCGAGCCGCGCGCGCCCGATTCCCTGCTGGCCTGGGGCAGTTTCAATACGGCCTTCGAGCGCAAGGAATACATGGAAGAATACGTGGCCGAAGACGTGGCGCGCGCGCAACTGGCGGCCGACCCGGCGCTGGCGGCGCAGTTCCATCAGAAGCTGGCCAGCGATCCCGCGTTTGCCAAGAACCCGGCCGCGCGCCTGGAATTCTTCGCCCGCCGCCATGCTTCCTGGGATGAGCGCCTGAACCTGTATCCGGTGCTGCGCACGGATGCCGCGCCTGCCGGCCTGGCATCGCCGCCTGCGCGCACACCGAAGTTGTCAAATCGCGCAGATTAATCGAAAGAAAATGCTATTCTCCGCTCGATGATGGCGCCGCCACCACGAGCAGGGAACATGCATGGTCAACAAGACACTCTTTAACCAGCACCGCGAGGCGTTTTTTCGCCTCTGTGACGCCGTCGGCGAGAATCAGGTGGAACAGGTGCGCAGCATGCTCGAGGCCACGCCGCTGCTGTTGACCTTGCGCCGCTATAACATGGATGACGGCGAATCGCTGCTGCACCTGGCCGCGGCCGGCGGCAGCCGCGAGGTCTGCGCGCTGCTCGTGTCGCTGGGCATGGACGTCGACCTGCCCCTGCCCGGTTACCGCAACCTGACGCCGCTGGACGCGGCGGCAAGCCATGGCCACCTCGCTACCTGCCGCTGGCTGCTCGAGCAGGGCGCTGCCGTCGATGGCTTGCCGGACAATATACTGTCGCCGCTGGACAGCGCCTGCGTTGGCGGCCATGAGGACGTGGTCGCATTGCTGCTGCAGCGGGGCGCCAATCCGAACCGCCTGCATACGCGCTGGAACCAGGCGCCGGTCGATATCGCCACCGGCTGGGGCTTTCCCGCGATCGCCCAATTGCTGGCCTCCGCCGGCGGCGTCAGCATACTCGACGTGCCGCAGCAGGCGGCCGCGTCGCCGCAGGAAGCGATCCGCACCTTCATGCACAACAGCGCCGGCTGGGTGCTGCCGGCCGTGTTCAGTCCGGACAGCGGCGACGCGCGCTTTTCGCTGGGGATCAGCTGCATCGGCGGCAAGCGCGATTTCAAGCTGCTGTTTACCACCGGCCTGTTCCGGCAATCGCCGATGACCGAACTGGCCATCTGCCTGCCGGCCCGCTGGCCGCTGACCGTGCACGGCTTCGCCGAGCACAGCCCGTGGCGCTTTCCCGTGGCGCTGCTGGCGCGCCTGGGACGGCGCACGCTCGACCAGGCCAGCCTGGCCGTGGGCGAGCTGCTGCGGCGCGACGATCCGTACCTGGCGGACCTGGCCTGGCCGGACGGCGTCGATGCGCTGCTGGCCATCGACAAGCGCTGGAACCCCGAGCCGGAGGAAGACGACATTGCCGACGATGACAAGGTCACCATTTATCTGCTGGTGCCGGTGGCGTTCACCAAAAAAGGAGCGCCCGGCGCCAGCGCCTTGCATGCCTTGATCGAGCGCAAGCTCAAAGGCAGCTGGAAAGTGTCGGCCTTGCCCATCCCCGTGATTGGCTAGCGCCGGCCTGCACGCGCGCATGGCCAGATCAAGCCGCACCGCTTGCAGCAATGTTATCCTGCCAATAAATTTTCCGCGTCCGCGCCAACCCGTTTCACGCATCGGTTCTCCATGACAAAAAAAATTCTTCTCCTGAGCGTCTCGGCCGGCGCCGGCCACATGCGCGCGGCGCAAGCCATCGAGGCGTATGCGGCGCGCGATGGCGGTGGCGGCCCTGCGGCGCTGGCCCTGCATCTGGACGTGATGGATTTCGTCACGCCCGCCTTCCGCAAGCTGTACACGGATTTCTATATCAAGCTGGTCAACAAGGCGCCCGCGCTGTGGGGCTATCTGTACCACGCCACCCACGACGCGCCGCGCGACAGCTCGATGCAGCGCTTGCGCCGCGCCGTCGAGCGCCTCAACACGCGCGCGCTGATGACGCAGATCGCCGCCTTCCAGCCCGACGCCATCATCTGCACGCATTTCCTGCCGGCCGAACTGCTGTCGCGCGCCCTGCGCCAGCACCAGCTGGCTTGCCCCGTGTGGGTGCAGGTCACGGATTTCGACTTGCACCGCATGTGGGTGCACGAGCAGATGGAAGGTTATTTCGCCGCCACCGACGAAGTGGCGTTCCGCATGCGCCACGAAGGCATTCCCGCCGAGCGCATCCACGTGACGGGCATTCCCATCATGCCCGCGTTCGCGCAGCTGCCCGAGCGCGTACAGTGCGCGCAGGCGTTTGGTCTGGACCCTAGGCGCACGACGATTTTGCTGATGGGCGGCGGGGCGGGGCTGGGCAGCCTGGAAACGGTTGCCGCGCGCCTGCTGGCCTTGCCAGGCGACTTCCAGCTGATCGTACTGGCGGGGAAAAACGCCGCCGCGCTGGCGGCGCTGCAGGCGCTGGCCGGCCAATATCCGGGGCGCCTGCTGGCGCAAGGCTTTACCAGCGAAGTCGAGCGCCTGATGGCGTGCGCCGACCTGGTGATCACCAAGCCGGGCGGCCTGACCACGTCCGAATGCCTGGCGCTGGGCTTGCCCATGATCGTCAACTCGCCGATTCCCGGCCAGGAAGAGCGCAATGCCGACTATCTGCTGGAGCAGGGCGTGGCCCTGAAGGCATTCGACGCCGTCACCCTGGAATACCGCGTGCGCCTGTTGCTCGACCATCCCGAGCAGCTGCAAGCCATGCGCGCGAAAGCGCTGGCCCTGGGCCGTCCGCGCGCCGCCCTGGAGGTACTGGCGCAGGTGCTGGCTTGACGGGCGCCGTGGCAAAACCCTGGCAGATCGCCCTGACCCTGGCCTGGGTGGCCTTGCTGGGATTATTTTTCGCGCAGGTGGAAATCCAGATCGAAGGGGCGGCCGGCTGGGCCGCGAACTTGCCCACCTGGCGTATCGAAAGCCATTGGCTACTCGATATCTTCTGGGGCGGGCGGCCGATGACCGGCTACCATGCCTGGGTCTTTCCCTTCATCGCCCTGTTCTTCCATTTCCCCATGATCTTCCTGGCGCAATGGTCGCTGCGGCTCGAATGCCGCGCCATCGGCTGCATCATGCTGTTCTGGATCATTGAGGATTATCTGTGGTTCGTGCTCAATCCCGCCTATGGCGTGGCGCACTTCAACCCGGCCCATATCGCCTGGCACAAGCACTGGCTGTGGTGGGCGCCGACCGACTACTGGGTGTCGCTGCTGCTGGCCAGCGTACTGCTGTGGTTTTCATACAAGAGGAAGTCATGACCTTGCCGTATCTCCTGCTGTTGTCCCTGGCCCTGGCGGCCGGTTCCGCCGGCGCGCAGGCGCCCTTGCCGCCCGAGCGCAATACCGAGTGGGCCACGCCGCTGCCGCAGGTGTCGAACCTGCACCAGGTCACTCCCGTTCTGTACCGCAGCGCCAAGCTCGATAGCAGCGACGTGGCCCAGCTGCAGGCGCTGGGCGTGAAGACGGTGATCAGCCTGCGCTCCTTCCACTCCGATACGCAGGTGCTCGAAGGCAGCGGCATCCGCGCCGTGCGCATTCCCATCAATACCTGGGCCATCCGCGACAAGCACGTGGTCGAGACCATGCGCAGTATCCGCGCCGCAGAGCAGCAGGGACCCGTGCTGCTGCATTGCCTGCACGGCGCCGACCGCACGGGCATGATGGCCGCCATGTACCGCATGCTGTACCAGGGCTGGCCGCGCGAGAAGGCGATCGACGAGCTGAAAAACGGCGGTTACGGCTACCACG
Coding sequences within:
- a CDS encoding M14 family metallopeptidase encodes the protein MLRHALLSAALLSTFALPAYAASPLTTVAERSGFLHTGRYAEVEALCRQFQSRYPKQVRCVEFGRTPENRPMLALAVSNTGALTPAEAARRKLPVLLIQGGIHAGEIDGKDAGFLALREVLEGKAAPGALDKQVLLFVPVFNVDGHERFGQWNRPNQRGPVEMGWRSTAQNYNLNREYMKADTPEMQHMLALVNAWDPLAYVDLHVTDGAQFEPDISIQVEPVHAGDAALRAAGTALRDQVLADLAKQGSDPKPFYISFAENDNPQSGFVDSAPNPRFSHGYFQLRNRFGMLVETHSWKDYPTRVRITRNTIVSLLSQVAQHGAQWRQTALEADVRAAQLAGTTLPLTYKTTDKSRMIAFRGYAYTRTPSEVSGALMTRYDETTPQIWNVPLRDEIVPDLQQAAPKAGYLVPAAQAAMVAAKLRQHGVSYQVLATAPGRLPVETFRATAVKFGAQSFEGRQTAAVQGEWQKEERVVGAGDLYVPVGQAKARLVVALLEPRAPDSLLAWGSFNTAFERKEYMEEYVAEDVARAQLAADPALAAQFHQKLASDPAFAKNPAARLEFFARRHASWDERLNLYPVLRTDAAPAGLASPPARTPKLSNRAD
- a CDS encoding ankyrin repeat domain-containing protein: MVNKTLFNQHREAFFRLCDAVGENQVEQVRSMLEATPLLLTLRRYNMDDGESLLHLAAAGGSREVCALLVSLGMDVDLPLPGYRNLTPLDAAASHGHLATCRWLLEQGAAVDGLPDNILSPLDSACVGGHEDVVALLLQRGANPNRLHTRWNQAPVDIATGWGFPAIAQLLASAGGVSILDVPQQAAASPQEAIRTFMHNSAGWVLPAVFSPDSGDARFSLGISCIGGKRDFKLLFTTGLFRQSPMTELAICLPARWPLTVHGFAEHSPWRFPVALLARLGRRTLDQASLAVGELLRRDDPYLADLAWPDGVDALLAIDKRWNPEPEEDDIADDDKVTIYLLVPVAFTKKGAPGASALHALIERKLKGSWKVSALPIPVIG
- a CDS encoding MGDG synthase family glycosyltransferase; amino-acid sequence: MTKKILLLSVSAGAGHMRAAQAIEAYAARDGGGGPAALALHLDVMDFVTPAFRKLYTDFYIKLVNKAPALWGYLYHATHDAPRDSSMQRLRRAVERLNTRALMTQIAAFQPDAIICTHFLPAELLSRALRQHQLACPVWVQVTDFDLHRMWVHEQMEGYFAATDEVAFRMRHEGIPAERIHVTGIPIMPAFAQLPERVQCAQAFGLDPRRTTILLMGGGAGLGSLETVAARLLALPGDFQLIVLAGKNAAALAALQALAGQYPGRLLAQGFTSEVERLMACADLVITKPGGLTTSECLALGLPMIVNSPIPGQEERNADYLLEQGVALKAFDAVTLEYRVRLLLDHPEQLQAMRAKALALGRPRAALEVLAQVLA
- a CDS encoding dual specificity protein phosphatase family protein — its product is MTLPYLLLLSLALAAGSAGAQAPLPPERNTEWATPLPQVSNLHQVTPVLYRSAKLDSSDVAQLQALGVKTVISLRSFHSDTQVLEGSGIRAVRIPINTWAIRDKHVVETMRSIRAAEQQGPVLLHCLHGADRTGMMAAMYRMLYQGWPREKAIDELKNGGYGYHAVWKNIESYLKRVDVAALRAQIEQEKP